In Taeniopygia guttata chromosome 2, bTaeGut7.mat, whole genome shotgun sequence, one genomic interval encodes:
- the PLAG1 gene encoding zinc finger protein PLAG1 isoform X1 has translation MATVIPGDLSEVRDTQKVPSGKRKRGETKPRKNFPCQLCDKAFNSVEKLKVHSYSHTGERPYKCTQQDCTKAFVSKYKLLRHMATHSPEKTHKCNYCEKMFHRKDHLKNHLHTHNPNKEAFKCEECGKNYNTKLGFKRHLALHAATSGDLTCKVCLQTFESTGVLLEHLKTHAGKSSGGVKEKKHQCEHCDRRFYTRKDVRRHMVVHTGRKDFLCQYCAQRFGRKDHLTRHMKKSHNQELLKVKTEPMDLLDPFTCNVSVPIKDELLPVMSLPSSELTSKPFTNTLQLNLYNTQIQSMQSSASAHQMVATSLPLGMPCPIDMESVHPSHQLSLKYPLGTTSYSISMPEKEQPLKGGIESYLMELQSGMPSSSQDSQASSSKLGLDPQVGPLDDGSGEVSLSKGSVPISEPLNAPSLDFSQLFNFIPVNGPPYNPSVSVGNLGMSYTQEEAHSSMTQLPPQTQDPQDPSNSIGLGSLHSLSAAFTSSLSTTTTLPRFHQAFQ, from the exons ATGGCCACTGTCATTCCTGGTGATTTGTCAGAAGTAAGAGATACCCAGAAAGTCCCTTCAGGGAAACGTAAGCGTGGTGAAACCAAACCAAGAAAAAACTTTCCTTGCCAACTGTGTGACAAGGCCTTTAACAGTGTTGAGAAATTAAAGGTTCACTCATACTCTCACACAGgagagaggccctacaagtgcACACAACAAGACTGCACCAAGGCCTTTGTTTCTAAGTACAAATTACTAAG GCATATGGCTACTCATTCTCCTGAGAAAACCCACAAGTGTAATTATTGTGAGAAAATGTTTCACCGAAAAGATCACCTAAAGAATCACCTACATACACACAATCCCAACAAAGAGGCCTTTAAGTGTGAAGAATGTGGAAAGAACTACAATACCAAGCTTGGGTTCAAACGTCACCTGGCTTTGCATGCTGCAACAAGTGGTGACCTCACCTGTAAGGTATGTTTGCAGACTTTTGAAAGCACAggagtgctgctggagcacctAAAAACTCATGCAGGCAAGTCGTCGGGTGGagtgaaggagaaaaagcaccAGTGTGAACACTGTGATCGTCGGTTCTACACCCGAAAGGATGTCCGCAGACACATGGTAGTGCACACTGGAAGAAAGGACTTCCTCTGTCAGTACTGTGCACAGAGATTTGGGCGGAAGGATCACCTCACGCGCCACATGAAGAAAAGTCACAACCAAGAACTTCTGAAGGTCAAAACAGAGCCAATGGACCTTCTAGATCCCTTTACCTGCAATGTTTCTGTGCCTATTAAGGATGAGCTGCTTCCAGTGATGTCTTTACCTTCCAGTGAACTGACATCAAAGCCATTTACAAACACTTTGCAATTAAATCTCTACAACACTCAGATTCAGTCCATGCAGAGTTCTGCATCTGCACACCAAATGGTTGCCACATCGTTACCATTGGGAATGCCTTGTCCAATAGATATGGAGTCTGTCCACCCTTCTCACCAGCTATCATTGAAATACCCACTCGGTACTACCTCATACTCAATTTCTATGCCTGAAAAAGAACAGCCATTGAAAGGGGGAATTGAAAGTTACTTAATGGAGTTGCAAAGTGGTATGCCTTCTTCATCCCAGGATTCTCAAGCATCTTCATCAAAACTAGGGCTGGATCCACAAGTAGGGCCACTAGATGATGGGTCTGGGGAAGTTTCCCTTTCCAAGGGCTCCGTTCCTATTAGCGAACCTCTAAATGCCCCATCATTGGACTTTTCTCAGCTGTTCAACTTCATACCTGTCAATGGCCCTCCCTATAATCCTTCTGTTTCAGTGGGAAACCTGGGGATGAGTTACACGCAAGAGGAGGCACATTCTTCTATGACTCAGCTTCCACCACAAACCCAGGATCCACAAGATCCTAGCAATAGTATAGGTCTTGGGTCTCTGCACTCATTGTCAGCAGCTTTCACAAGCAGTCTAAGCACAACCACCACCCTACCACGATTTCATCAAGCTTTCCAATAG
- the PLAG1 gene encoding zinc finger protein PLAG1 isoform X2, with protein MATHSPEKTHKCNYCEKMFHRKDHLKNHLHTHNPNKEAFKCEECGKNYNTKLGFKRHLALHAATSGDLTCKVCLQTFESTGVLLEHLKTHAGKSSGGVKEKKHQCEHCDRRFYTRKDVRRHMVVHTGRKDFLCQYCAQRFGRKDHLTRHMKKSHNQELLKVKTEPMDLLDPFTCNVSVPIKDELLPVMSLPSSELTSKPFTNTLQLNLYNTQIQSMQSSASAHQMVATSLPLGMPCPIDMESVHPSHQLSLKYPLGTTSYSISMPEKEQPLKGGIESYLMELQSGMPSSSQDSQASSSKLGLDPQVGPLDDGSGEVSLSKGSVPISEPLNAPSLDFSQLFNFIPVNGPPYNPSVSVGNLGMSYTQEEAHSSMTQLPPQTQDPQDPSNSIGLGSLHSLSAAFTSSLSTTTTLPRFHQAFQ; from the coding sequence ATGGCTACTCATTCTCCTGAGAAAACCCACAAGTGTAATTATTGTGAGAAAATGTTTCACCGAAAAGATCACCTAAAGAATCACCTACATACACACAATCCCAACAAAGAGGCCTTTAAGTGTGAAGAATGTGGAAAGAACTACAATACCAAGCTTGGGTTCAAACGTCACCTGGCTTTGCATGCTGCAACAAGTGGTGACCTCACCTGTAAGGTATGTTTGCAGACTTTTGAAAGCACAggagtgctgctggagcacctAAAAACTCATGCAGGCAAGTCGTCGGGTGGagtgaaggagaaaaagcaccAGTGTGAACACTGTGATCGTCGGTTCTACACCCGAAAGGATGTCCGCAGACACATGGTAGTGCACACTGGAAGAAAGGACTTCCTCTGTCAGTACTGTGCACAGAGATTTGGGCGGAAGGATCACCTCACGCGCCACATGAAGAAAAGTCACAACCAAGAACTTCTGAAGGTCAAAACAGAGCCAATGGACCTTCTAGATCCCTTTACCTGCAATGTTTCTGTGCCTATTAAGGATGAGCTGCTTCCAGTGATGTCTTTACCTTCCAGTGAACTGACATCAAAGCCATTTACAAACACTTTGCAATTAAATCTCTACAACACTCAGATTCAGTCCATGCAGAGTTCTGCATCTGCACACCAAATGGTTGCCACATCGTTACCATTGGGAATGCCTTGTCCAATAGATATGGAGTCTGTCCACCCTTCTCACCAGCTATCATTGAAATACCCACTCGGTACTACCTCATACTCAATTTCTATGCCTGAAAAAGAACAGCCATTGAAAGGGGGAATTGAAAGTTACTTAATGGAGTTGCAAAGTGGTATGCCTTCTTCATCCCAGGATTCTCAAGCATCTTCATCAAAACTAGGGCTGGATCCACAAGTAGGGCCACTAGATGATGGGTCTGGGGAAGTTTCCCTTTCCAAGGGCTCCGTTCCTATTAGCGAACCTCTAAATGCCCCATCATTGGACTTTTCTCAGCTGTTCAACTTCATACCTGTCAATGGCCCTCCCTATAATCCTTCTGTTTCAGTGGGAAACCTGGGGATGAGTTACACGCAAGAGGAGGCACATTCTTCTATGACTCAGCTTCCACCACAAACCCAGGATCCACAAGATCCTAGCAATAGTATAGGTCTTGGGTCTCTGCACTCATTGTCAGCAGCTTTCACAAGCAGTCTAAGCACAACCACCACCCTACCACGATTTCATCAAGCTTTCCAATAG